A region of the Gammaproteobacteria bacterium genome:
GTCGGTGGCGAGTGGATCCAGCGGTAGATGGGCCCAATCTGCGAGAACAGCTATCACTCTGTGCGTGCCAGGCGCCAGTCCCTGGACCACAAACTCGGTTTGCCCACGGCCCAAATGCCTGATGCCCGTTACTCCCGCGGGAATTGTGTCGCCGGGCAGGGTGAGGTTCCTGTCTATGAACAAGTGGTGGTGTGCGGTGCCTGATCGCTCCTCGGCGGCGGACGCAATCTCGACACCGGCGGCGGCGAGCACGACGCGGACGTCACGACTGTTCACCACTGCCCCATCAGCCGGTTCGATGATGTCCACTCGAGCAGAGCCTTCACCTCCGGCGCACGCGACGGCGGCGAGCAGCACGCACGTCAAGAGAACTTGGTGAGTAGTGCCCTTGTCAATCGACATGCTGATCAAGACCTCGCCTATTGAAGCACGCCACGGCGCCTGCGCATCACACGGCAATCGAAGAAAGCACGAAGCGAGCCCGGAAGCTGGACCTTGACGTTAAATGGCTAGTGGAGTTTCCCAACTTCACGCTTCTAATTGGGAATCCAATGGGTACGGATGCTTGGGCGCATCTCGAAATTGTTCTGCCGTTTACCGAGTCCGGACATCGACCAATCCTCCGTATCGAGCGTTCGCACAACCAACCAGTATTTGACCGACTGACGAAGATGTATGACGCTCTCTGGGATCAAGCCGAACCGCCACCCGCGATAGCGCACATTTACCCGTCGGGGCTGTAAAGCGGGCGGGCGATTCTACTCCAGCTGCACCGTGCAGCGACCCCCACATTCTTTCGACGGTAGTAGTCACGCAAGGCCGTACTTCCAGAATCCTGAACACTTCTCCGCAGTATCGACAGTACGGGTCCCCGACGATAACCAGCTTCTCACAGTTGGCGCACTCCTGCTCCGCCACATTTATCATTACAACGGACGTTCTCCCTCACTGACGGAAACGACATCACCGGCCGCGCGCTGTCTCCTCTACGGCGCGTAGGGCACCAGGATCGTGACCGTCCTCCCATCGTCGTAAACGACCGTCATGCCCGCGTACGCCATTGACGCCACGATGTCGAACACGGCCGTGAACGGTGCGGCCCGCACCGTCTGGACGGCCAGCACTTGCTGCTCCGAATCCGCCAGAAACAACCCGACCTCTGTGATGCCGCGACGGTCTCCCGGCCAACTGAGACGCACGATACCCTCATCGATTTCTTCCACGTGAAGCTCAAAGTCGGCCCGGCCCTCCGTCACCGTCGCGGCCGCGCGGTATCGGGCACGGTAGGGTCGGTACCGGACATAATAAGGGTAGCCGACGGAATGGAACGGAGCCGCGATCACCAGACCCACATGCAGTCCGTGATGCACGAACAGGGTCTCGTGGTGAACGAGGGCATGGTGGTCATGGCCTAGAGCTATCCCCTGGATATGGCCTCCGACGATGCCGTGCCGCCTCCCACCCACGTGCCTCACGGCACGGGCGTAACCGCGGCGGACTACAGGCCCACCCCTGCGATGCCTCACGGCACGGGCGTGACCGCGGCGGACTACAGGCCCACCGCTGCCATGACTCACGGCACGGGCGTGACCGCGGCGGACTACATGCCCACCGCTGCCATGACTCACGGCACGGGCGTGACCGCCACGATGTGCGCCCCCATGGACGTGTTGAGCGATGAGGGGCGCGGGCATGATCGTCATCACCACCGCGATGAGCAGAGCCACGACCCCCCTGGACCCGCCAGGTGTTCGTCTGGGAATTCTCGTCATGGGACCTCCTTGGTCGCGCGCGAGATAGACGTTGGCCATGCCACCCTGACCGATTTCTCGTTCGATCTCGTGGCGGTCAGCGAGTGCGGCTTTGAGGTCTTCCAGGCGCTGGGTCATGGAGAACTAAGATGGGTGAAACAGCGGAAGTTGGAAAGGGATATCGACCTACGTTCTTGGGACATTTTTGCTGCTTTTCAGGCGTCCGCTCTAGCTAAGGGGCGAAATGTCCCAAATCTTGTGATCGAGATCGTAGAATTCGCGCAATGAGAAGCATAAGTTTCTGGTAAGAAGATGCAAATCCTCCCAGGGGGAGGTTCAGAGGGGAGGTTCAGATGACCAGCAGTGAGGTTAGCGATCGTATCGGATTCAGAGAGTCCAAGCTTGAGCAACTGCCTAACAACCGCTGCCGAGCGCGGGTAGTCCTAGCTCGACCCGAGGGAGATGAGTTTGCTGGCGCGGCTCAGGGCGAAGACACGGAAAGAGGACGACTTAAGAGTACTGTCGAGGCCACAGCGCGCGCTCTGGAGAAATCGGTAAATGATGAGATCGCGCTAGACGTGCAGGGAGTGCAAACTATCACGGAGTCTCACACCAACATCATCGTAGCATTGCTAGAGTACCGCCTATTGGGTGGGATGCGACAGCAGCTGGTCGGATCATGCATCATAGGGAAGCAGCCCGCCCAGAGCGCCACGTTCGCAGTGCTGAAAGCCACCAACCGCCTCATGGGTAATGTTATCGTCAAGCCCTCAGATTCAGAGGCCACCGATGTCATCGAGAATGAGATCAGGTGATCGGATTGAGTTTAAGGAGTTCGAGTTAATACGCTTAGCCAACAGTCACTGCAGCTCGACGTATGCAAAGAGACACAAGCTCTCACGACCGCGAAACCCCTGTCACCTACTTCAAGAAAGAAGTTGACCTAATACGTCAGATGATTGTCAGCCCAGGCACTGACCTGACTTGTCCTCGATGCAATGCACTTCTCGAAAGCGAGACCATCGCCGGCGGAGGAACCATCGAGCAAAGCCCCGAACGCCGCTGGGACGCTCGGGGCTATCTACGTGTGTACGTCCCCGGCGCTAATGAATCCAACCCGCCGAAGCAACCGTCAAGTCTACCGGAGCAGGCAATTGGTAATGGTAGATGGCTACTCGAACTCAAATGCTGATCTTCACTATCCCGAGGATGAGGAGGGCGGCTCCGATGATGATTGCGATCTTTGCGTTTTTCGATAGTTCAGCAGGCGCAGCGTACAGCAGCGGCTCACTCGCAGCAGTGCTGTTGATGGCTCCGGCTGCCCAGATCAGAGCGGCGGGGCTATTTCGCTCCACTGACGGCACCCAGGAAAGCAAGAGCGGTCGCTCGCTGCTCTGGAGCGTGCGCGTTGGGACCGGGATCGGAACATTCAAGTCTTCGGTCTGCACTACACTAGATCCCTGCGGCCCTGTCTGGGCGACGACTTGAGTGAGGGAAGTGGCGACGAGGAACGGGCCTAGGAAAGCGGCTACGGCAGCACGCATGGGGACCTCCTTAAAAAGGTTATGTAGTGCAGTGCGAATGTGCACCCGGGATCCCCGGGCGGCAAGCCGGGCAATCATTAAATCGACACTTCAGGATAAGAAGGAACAAGCACAACCACTTCAAGACTTTCCGCTATGCTGTCAAATGAAGTCCAGTACCGGGTTCTTCCGAGCTTCCAACAATGCAGATAGCATGGACTTAAACTGCGCTATCTGGCAGTCCAAGGCCGTGTCATACAAGCTATGCCCGTGCGGATAACAGCGTCCTGTATGGGCCGGTTGATAGTCGGGATAGGTCTCCCAGAATGCGGTAAGCGATGGCACAACTGCCTCTGGATTTTCCTGTAAAATAGCATTCACAAAGGCCTCTTTGGTGGCTTCGATAATCAAAGGGGTAGCTTTCTCATCAGCAATATGTCCAACAAAGGCATCGGTATAGGCTTTTTCTGGATCCAAATCATCATATTCGCCGTAGATCAAATCCCATCCCAGCACTACGTCCATGGCGCTCAAAATTAATCCCCGAAGCTCATATTCGCAGTCTGCGCTTAGTTGATTTCCAACATCTTCCAATTGTTCTGCTGTGGGTTGGCCTTTGATATCCGGTTGCCTGGCGGCCTTTATAAATAAATCAAAATACGACGAT
Encoded here:
- a CDS encoding DUF4399 domain-containing protein — its product is MSIDKGTTHQVLLTCVLLAAVACAGGEGSARVDIIEPADGAVVNSRDVRVVLAAAGVEIASAAEERSGTAHHHLFIDRNLTLPGDTIPAGVTGIRHLGRGQTEFVVQGLAPGTHRVIAVLADWAHLPLDPLATDTVRFTVRP